TCATTTAGTTGATGGCACGACTCTTGTGGACAACTCATAATTTCATCGAATTATTGGAAGTCTTCAGTATCTTTCTTTGATGAGTCCAGATATCTCTTTTGCGGTCAATAAGCTCTCTCAATTTATAGTATATGCATGAGAGAAAATTGAAGTGAGGGAGCGTGGTGTGTGTGAGTGCATGATGCATGTGAggggaaaagagagagtgatGTGAGGGAGAGGGTTTGTGTGTGTGAGTTGAAGAGAGGAGATacaggtagagagagagagagagaggttggggGGAATTTGTCAAGGGAAAACTGAGAATTGGGGGGAGGGGAAGGGGGGGCTGGAATGTCCGGGAAGGTGTCAGAAGAGGGGGCAAAGAAAAGTAACGAAAAAGAAATTTAcatgtttaatattaaaattttatattataaattataatataacattattttatatataattataataaaaatatgatatattattaaaaattattaaaatatatatatccatgcGAAGCAGTTCAGTTCAGCCCGGCTCGACCACAAAAAGTGTAGAATGGGTCCCAGACTATATTTGACtggtttttaaaagaaaagaaccgGTCTTGGATAGAATCGGTTCAAAATCGGACCGGATTAACTGGTACTCGCCAGTTTTATGGTTTACCAGTTTATTTTTACAGCCCTAGATGTCAGCATGGCAGTCGAAACCTAAGAGTTAGTTACCTTACTTGTCTAATGTGTCTCCCTTTATAGGTCCCAGCAACCTGCCTCAGCAGTTAGCGTAAATACTGTTTGTTTTGGGGAGCATCTCTTCGAGATGGAGGATGTGAGCATGGGAATTTGAGTCGAGCAATTCAAGAGTTCCGCAGCAGCAGTCCAATATTCACATAACTAAAGGTTTTTTCGGAATGGATGCATGGAAAACTATTACACTGCACATTACCAGTCGCCTAGACAAATGATCTGTCTTTGGGACAATTTGGCAAGCGGTCGGGCTCATTGCTGCAACTTTAGATGACAACAAGCAGCTCATAAAACTACATCACACTCACCTTCCTCCTCCCTCCTTCACTTTGTACACGTGGTGCTGATTCTTGTCCATTTAGGCTAGTGCCTGGATCAAATATGAACCCCAAGGACTGAACTATGAGCATCTGTTTGCACTTTGCCACAGTGAGTTAAAAACCCATTGGTATCAATTGATCCTTTCACCCTTTCAAATGAATGCTTTCAACTCCTATATATTATGACTTCTTGGCATATCGGGATACTTCATCCAATATATTATGCTTGAGTTTTGCTAGCCTTGGCATGTCAACGCACCACCAATTATGTCAATGCATCATTACTAAGGCAATCTTTCCCCTTCCATTTTTtctcataaatattataaattataattctattttttttaaatatttatttcttagtttttattgtttgtaattttatgaaatgactCTGTATATTGCAATTTAGATACTTGTCCAATCCAGATCCATCCTAAAGAACAGATGGGACAAACctgttaaaagaaaattaccCTGAAGTATGTTTAAAGATTTTGTATCCTAAGAGTCAATTTATAGGGACAACACGTTAATCTCCCCACTCAAGCAGCCAACAACAACCTCAATAAAAGAAGTTTCACATTCATTGCAGCCATTTAATTAAGTACCTTTTCCTAACAGGAATAAAAGAAGACACTCCCAACCGGTCGGGTGTGAGTGTTTTTTTATACCCTTCAATCATAAGCAGCCACGTAGACATTTCagtaaaaagaattttgaaccCACATGCAGGTAATCTCTTTCACTCTCCTCCCTTCTTCTCCCCCCAAAAAACGTTCTGCTCCCCTTCTATCCCCCGATTTGGTTTACCGATAAACCGGTAAACCAAATCGGACCGAACCAAACTGGTGGCATCGGTCCAGTTCCGAGGTTGGTTTGGTCCGGTACcggttttagttttcttaaaaccggtcaaaatcggtccggttctaatttttctttttctaaaaccagaccggactgatttatatatatattttaatattttatattatatataatatttatatataatatataactatatataaaatagttttgtactatatgataaattattaattaatataatattaaattttaaaatcttatatcattttacttattgtattaatagttatactaatattatatagtgcatattaatagttatacttatactatatcactatatattataatataatataatatatcattatattatatattataatatatcattatagtctataatatcattattatatatattataatttactacaatatattatcactatactattatatactataatatactatattatatatattatataatatataatatagtacattaaaaccgaTAAAATCAGACCGAACCGGAtcggaaaccggtaaaaccggaataccaatttaggagggtaaccggtgcgtaatcggttttgaaaaatacaaaaccggtatataccggttcggtcctaaatttcattcaaaagcggaccaaaccggaccggttacacccctacagatctctccctctctctttcttctttctctctctcgaaTATTGGACTGTAGGATATGCTCTTTGTGCAATACATGAAACTGTGGCCATCATCAAAACTTATGCACGAAATACAGCCAAATATATAACCAGCGCTTAACTCACAACAGAGAAGCTGTAGCTGTGCTTCGTCTGAATAGGTTGTGCCTGCTGGGTCAAAATCTTGATCTGGAAAATGACTGAGCAAAGCTAGGAAGTTTGAGTGTGATTGTGGAGgtgatatacttatattttcttttcgcTTTCAATTATTTACGCAGCAGATTTGAGCCAATTTGGTTTTAAAGGAGAGAAGGATAATGGGATGTCTACCATTGGTGTGTGCCGAAAGCCATGTGGAATAATAATCTGTCAATGTTCGATTCCCAAGAATAATCAGTAGAGTGGATTTTTCCTTCTTGTGTGGAGCTTGTGATTTCGTTGGTcatttgaaaaggaaaaggaagtaaGAATTTGTAAATTATAAATCCGATGTTTATATAAGAGGAATAATGCCATTGATGTCATGTACAGGGATAATTAACTAGTAACATGAAGAAAAAATTCAGATGCAAGAAagaatgggggggggggggggggggggggggggggcggggaatGAGAAGAATGCGTGGGAGAGACGAAGGGAACTTGTTTTTCTTTGAAGGGAGGGGGAAGAGGAATGCGTGGGAGAGACGAAGGGCAAGAGGAGGAATTTTGCTGCGTGCGGGCGCAGATGTTTGGTTCCTGCACCTCCTACGTGGCCATTTTGTATTGAtgggtgtaaaaaaaacatcCTCACCCGACCGGCCTTGAGGTTTTCCCATAAAAGAAATAACAGATgatgatgcatatatatatatatatttatatatataagtaaaacaGAGGATGTTGCATGACAATGGAATACAGCCCTACAAATAGAGCTAAAACATTGGCCAAAGTTTTTGTTTCCAGGCCTTTTTAACAAAACAGTAACAACCAAACCATCATTCTCATAACTCCGGCATGCAAAGTTTTGATAAGAAATCGCATCCTACCTTTAGGAAAATGCTGGCAAGAAAGATCACAAAAGCACTAAACTAGTAGTAGATGGCACCACCAAACGCAGAATGCTATAAATCTGCTCTGTTTTGATTTCAGGCTCTCCAAAATCCACAATAGCACGTTCACCATCTCCCAAATAGCGTGAAGTTAGTCGCGATCGATAGATGCTCATCTTCTCAAGAACACTAGCTTTTTTGAGCATATATATAGCAAGGTCAAATTCAAATGGATAACCACTAAAACTGTGAAGTTCAACTTCCTTCAGATGCTGATGTTGAGGATATTCATTCAGAGTTATTTTTTTGTGCTTTAGATACTCCGCCTGTTCAACTATCTTTCTACGTTCTACATTTTCACTTTCCTTGCAGGCATGACGAAGCTACAAAGAACAAAGCAGTGTAGCAAAAATCATTACTTTTTTGTCAAGTGAATAATCATATGGACCAATATGCCACAATCAGAGAAATATCTCCAAAGCTTCAGTACAGGTTGTTGCACATGTCTCTATTAGAATCAACCACAAATTATTACAATTATCTAACCCCCTTCTTGCTCTTACTTGGAAAAAGGGAGAACGGAAGCTGTAAACCTAGAAAAATACTCAAATAAATCTCATCCAATTTTAGATGAAAGGAAAACTGCAGTTTGCACACCTTGTAAAATCAATATACATGTTTTTCCCGTTAGTGTAAATGATCATAAGATTCTGAACACATGAGGAGCAAACAAATAATAGCCTCTTATATCATGTTCTGCTTAAAAACCAAGTGAGTCTGATTTTTAAGTTCTGGGGGCTAATGGTCACCAATATATAGAATTGGTATTATTGttcctcttttaaaaaaaaatgatatttgcagtcatagaGTTGGCAAGTGCCgtgcactcattttgaaaaaagtgagtaaatatgagacttatatattaaaaaaaaaaaattgaatattttaatggtagacctcactttttttcaaaaagagtgcAGGGTGCTTGCATGACTCATgagtatctagcattactcttaaaaaatatgtgaaatattCTATCATATAGCAATTATGCCAATGGAGCTCTTTATAATGGTTCAAATGGATCTCTAATAGTAACATTGATTATTTCTTGGAGCGTATAGGCCcagatgtggcttgggcctACCCTTGGGGCGCTACAAGTTAAGATGATGCAAATTTGAATTTAGGCAGGTAACAGAAAACAAAGAGGGTGCATTGTATGCTAAACAAAGGGTCAAAGGAGAGACGATTAATAAAGCAATACTTAATATTACTAACCGGATTAGAGGGAGCTCTATGAAATAAATCCAACAACCAATATGAGTTAAAGCATTGATTTGGCTGTGGTTAGGATGAACAATGTGACAATAAATCAActtttagatttatatttttcaacatCTCTTAGATCCAGTTTAAATTGTGAGCTAATTGGAGAAGTTCAATATAAATGAGCTTAGCATGTAAGACAACTTACATCAATGTAAAACTGAACCAATGATGGTGCAGCCTCCAAAAATGCAGAGATCATGCCCAGGAGATTTTTTTGCGACCTTAAATCTGATAGGTCCAATGTCTTGAGTCTGGTAAAGGTGGTAAACTGTATAGGTATCTGAAAGACAACCAAGAAAAGATTAACTAGAGAcataaaatagttaaatttaAGAATGGCACGAAATCAAGATTTCTGTAGCAATACCCTGATAAACGGAATGATCAGAGATAAAATCTCAACTTGTGGAAATTCTTTTGGAAGAGTGCCAAGGACATATGTCGTATGAGATGAAGGATCAAAACCCATATGTAAAAATAAGTGAAGAGGTTGTGCACTGCCCTTTAAGAAGACCTGTCCAAACGTATTTGTAGCGTATGAAATTGACGTAACATTTTTGGCATCATGAATTTCAACATTTTCTAAAGGATGACATCGAAATAGCATCAAGTCTTTCAGATTGAGAAAACGGCCTCCACCAGAAAACCTCAAACGAGCTGGACAAGAACACATGCACAAACTTAACTGTTCTAGAAATGGACAATTAGCCAAAACGCTATCCACACTCTCTTGATCTAAACTTGTACGTGTCAAATAGAGATATGAAAGTAGGTTCAGACCGCTGAAGTGTAGGGGAAGACACAATCTGCAAGAGTCCAAAGACAAGTTCTTTATTTTTGATCGTTTTCCCACTTGAGCAAATAGCCAATGGGGAAATTGATAGAGCTCATCATATGAGTCGAATGGTTCAGACAGGTCGATATCAAGCTTTTCAACATGCGTATCAATTGCAAATTGAATCCATCGATCGACGCAGCTATAATGCCCCCGCAAGGGATACTCAAGCCTAAAGGAATCAACCTTTTTGCCAACATGGACTTCCAGAATATGATTAACCCACCTCACAAATCTACTCTTTTTCTTCTGTTTCCATTTGGTAGACCGTCGTTGGAAGTGGTTCCCAAACATGATTTTTCCACGTAAATCAAGGTTAGAAGAGCTCATCCAAAGGTATCTCCATCTTTTTGAAAGGATTCCAGTAGCTGCCGCCTCCCTCAATGACACTAAGGATATGATTGAAGAAAGAATGCCCTCCGGCAAGCTACTAATCAGATCAGCCACCGGGGCACTCTCAATCTATTGgcacacaaaataaataatcaaaagcCCCGTAAATCTCAGCAAATTTGCATACTTATTAAAGCAGTCATAATTTCCCATGTTCcaatatatctataaatataaCAAGCAAGCAGATGCAGCACGTAAGAATTCAGGAAAACagagaaggaaaaataataaatacatacCTCAGGCACCGCAAATCCAGAACAAAGCCCAAGATCGTCATCCTTGGGGCCATCAGACCGGGTTTCCTCCCATTTTCGCTTGGTACCCATCATGATATTCCTCTCCTACCAGGATACAAGCTTCAAGGGTTTATTCCAAAAGGCAAAAAGAATAACAGGAAGTCTATAAAACATTCCAGTTTATAGAGACAGGTCCAAAAGCATCCAACTTTATCACTGAGAAACCCAGAATTATGAAACAAGCAAGGAAGAAGAACAATAATTTCATGAACAAGGACAGCAAAGCAAATGAAGCATTACCAAATACCACATACGAGAGCTTCGCAATTTGtacttcagtttttctttttcttttttcaaatcataCCATTTGCTTTACAAGAGCAATGAATAAGAAGGAAAAAGGGGCGGTACCAGGAGCAAAAAGACTTCGATTTGGTTTCCTGAATCCTGATACCGATCacacaagaaaatgaaaattactCAAAAGTGATTTCTAAAGGAGTCTCTCCTGAAACTGTCGTTTTGTTACATCCAAGATGGTTTCTTGTTCTTATTTCGGAAACTGTGcaatacgtgtatatatatattaccagGCGGATATTCGCCCAATCCGTATCTCAACATAtgtcataatttatttaatttataattgaagtttaaaattatgtatttttataattcaaaatttattctatTAACGGTGCCCAGATTTTACATCTTGATTGTATGCCAAGATTTACCAAGAAGGTGGGTGGTTATTGATTTCCATTTTTACGTTGATGGTGGAGCGAGGTTGTGGCTATGGACCAAAAGAAcgaagttaaaagaaaaactccAATAGCGAGATAGAGCATCATGCAAAAACCACAAGCGTATTCCACGACGCAGGATTGAtcttaaaaataagaataatgttagtataatttttcattttgaatgtctatgtatttaatttttttattaaataaatagtgattattagtgtattgacttttttattttttaaaaatatttaaacatatttaaaaactatttaaaataaaaataaaaataaaaaagtataatatgCACTAGAGCACACCAAGCAGGCAAATGAAAAGAATATAGTAGCACTACCCTAAAAACAATTAATAGACTGATAATTGTTTAAATTACATGttctaaaatatttgaaattatttgatctggtattattttaattagaatttttctattcatcatctttaaatcatatatttattaaaaaattaaaattaaaaataagtgtgtagtataaaaatgatgaatataattttttttaattatcatcatATGGTCAATAGATACCAATTTCATCCCTCTATATGTCCAGTCGTTGGTCTGAGTGAAGTCACTTGATctaatgttctttttttttttttccttttttttttcttttttttaataaaggcaAACCTCATATATAGTTCATACTTAAATAATCAATAACCAATTACAGTGACGTGTATAGAGACAAACTAGCATACACTAAGCATAGGCAGATATATTACTTTTCAATATCCATCAATACTTAAAAACAACGTCGGGATCGGAACGCCACCATTCAACGGTACGTATCATCAATCTTGTGAGCCAACAAGTGTGCAGTTTTATTACACTATCTTTAATAAGGGAAATTTCACTATCTAGAAATAGGTGGAAAAGATGTTGAATTTCCACAAAAAATTAGAGGCACTTGTGCAGATAAATTTGGTTAATTAGATTTAGATGCggattagaatattattttttgatattattattatttttaaatttgaaaaaaatgatatgtttataatattttgtgtcaaaatttgataaagttataataatgagatgtgataaaatgaaatgaaatacttttattgtctAAACGAGGCCTTAAgtttggtttggatagtgagttgaactGAAATGAATAgagatagtttataaatagtagtgaaatatttaagttgagatgagataagttagaAGTAGTTTGAGTTAAAAAGTTTTATGGTGTGTTGGCTCACTATTAATGGTAGGTGAACCAATTGGAGAGTCGGTAATGGATGGAAATGGCACACGCGTTGCTTTGCATTTgtgaggcatatctgtttgaaactgtaataaattattattcgaaaAATGTTACAGATATTTATAACAATCATATTTACACAAATATTAAATTCATTCACTATCAGTTTTGCTGGACCAGTCGCCCCATCCTCACTAGACACTTTAGTTGATTCATGTGCTTCTGAAATTTTACCCTCAATTAATTttggttgaacatcttctctacgTAATGAGACTATGTCATATTgacttagatcaacaaatacaTTAATGCCTAATTCGTTTTCTTAATATGCTTCTTCATTTGTTGAACTATCAaattcttcatgtggtttgtctgtCTCTGGAatgtaatcatatacatttcttggtgcaaacttcTCCACTACTCGCCATGGGTTTCCGTACTCCGGattatctaaataaaaaaaaaaaaaaacttaatttgctTGATAAATGAGAATGAAAGAATCGTCTCCATACCATGTGCGAGATGCATTGACACTGataaaatattcatcattacacactcccaacctaggatttgagatATCCTaccaattatatttaaacaaccagaccatatatcccccacatactttaattTTATGATATCTTCTACAACTTTGTAGAAGTCAATATTATCATCTACATGACTTCCTTCGACTATAATCCCacaattttaagtttttctaTCTCGTTCTCTGTTAGCCATGTAAAATCCATATCCatgcaccaaacatcctgaatattggatggCTTGTCTAGAAGGACCACATGCCATATCATACAGTTTTGACGAGATTTCACTTGAATTTTTACCATATTTCGATACAAcctatatcaataaatattattctagTTATATCAAtgtcagataaaaaaaaaatatagtttagtGGTATGAAGTTCGTagataataagatatttttttagtattatcgtatgttcaaaccatgaggtAAATTCCTCTTTGTGTTTCATTTCTACATAAGTTACACCATCCAGGCGAAGTAACTATACATGTTCATTGCACATGTTCAAGTTAATTATCAATTTGTatcaagttatatatattatattccaTGGACTTAGATTTATATTGATACAAAGATTCATCACTAACTTTAAGTAGTAGTCAATATTTGTGCAGTTATTCAAGACATAACAttgagctctttcaaactcttgTGTACATAGATCATAGCCCCTTTGTATGCCTATGGGATGTACAGTTtgagaaaacacaaaaaatgatGATAAGAAAATCATTTGTCCACTTTTATAATTCCAGTCCAGTCTCATAAATCAAGAATCAATcccacaaaaatatattgaacaaaatgtatgttATTCATTATCAATGTATGACTTTACAATTGAATCTCTCTGACGAGTCTTATCCCCCACAaatcgcttaagttttcccaaaGGTAGGTGCAcaaccaaatgaaccattacatgaAAGAATGAAGGTGGGTACAAACTTTCTAATTTGCACAATATCACTATGATGTCAGCTTTCATTTTTACTGATGCATCAATTTTCAACGTTCTACTATAAATATTGTCAAAAAATCTCCTTAATTATGTTAGAGCTGTAAGATCATCTCGAATAAGCTTTCCATGtacaccaactggcaacaaaCATTGCAAAAATTCATGATAATCATGACTTTTAAGACGAGTTAATAGCTTGGCAAATTACAACTATCCTTCTAAttcatattatttgaatattttatgggagtaatttatattatttgcaTATTTAATTTAGAGGTAATTGATTTGTtggtttatattaatttaattctgGTCTTTCATGGAAAtaccaaaatatttattttagttacATCTATCCTTCTAATTCATATTATAGTAAGTTGTGTATTATGCAAATTATTCATAACATTTAGATTTgggtatttattattaaattcacAACTATCAATACCACAATCAATATCACAAATTAACCAATTCATTCCACAAGCAAACAATATAACTAAGCTATCACAATCAATATTCTATACAATATCACAAATCTTCATATTATTCATCCCCAAATTACAAGAACATACTAACAATATTAACAATATTACATTAAATATCAAACTTTATAATGCCTCTCTACTAAATCAACAATCTTAAGATCACTGAGGAAATTCCTCAACCATAATGCCTGTGTAGTAGCTTCATAGCATGCTATGAATTTTGCCTCCATAGTAAACATAGCAACAATAGTTTCTTACAACTCCTCCAAGATATAGCACCCCCAGAAAGTAGAAAAATATATCCTAAAGTAAATTTTCTGGTGCCCTTGCATCCTGCAAAATTCGAGTTTGAATAACCAACAAACTCTAATTAGTCAGTGTGTCTGTAGGTCAATCTGTAATCCTTGGTtttttgtaaataccatagAACTTTCTTTGCAGCGTTCCAATGACCCAATCCTGGGTTACTTTGATATCGACCCAATAATCTCACTGCGAAGCTAATGTCAGGTCTAGTGCATATTTGTGCATACATTAGGCTTCCTATTCCAGATGCATATGATATCCCTTTCATTTGCTCCTACTCCAATGCATTTTGAGGGCATTGGATTTTACTAAATGCATCCCCTTTGACAATAGGTTCCACTGAAGCCTTACAGCTCTTCATGTTGAATCTCTCCAAAACTCTTTCAATGTTGGCCCTTTGAGATAGTCCCAAAATTCTTTGTTCTCTATCTTTGTGAATCTCTATGCAAATGACATAAGAGGCTTCACCTAAATCattcatttcaaagttttgagAAAGTAACTGCTTGGTGTCGTAAAGCAAGCCTTAATCATTTCTTGCAAGcaaaatatcatctacatataggactaagaaaatgaatttactCCCACTGACCTTAAGGTATATGCACCGATCAACAAGGTTCTCAATAAATCCAAATGAGTTAATAATTTTGTGAAACTTTATATACCACTGGTGGGaggcttgtttaagtccatatatggatttctttaatttgcaaactctttgattgttttctttaaaacccTCAGGTTGTAACATATATACCTCCTCTTCAGGATCTCCATTTAAGAATGttgttttcacatccatctgatgtaacTCTAGATCAAAATGAGCTATTAATGTCATGACTATTCTGAATGAATCCTTCTTAGAAACTGTAGAGAAAGTTTCATGGTAGTCAATGCCTTTCTTTTGAGTAAATCTTTTAGCTACAAGTCTAGCTTTATGTCATTCAACATTACTAGAAGCTCCCTTTTGGTTTTATAAACCCATTGGCAGTCAATGGCTGCTACCCCATTAGGTAAGTCAATGAGATCCCAGACTTGTTTTTTAGCCATGGattcatctcatctttcatggcatcatacTAAGATGTGGAATTATCTCCACTCATGGCCTCTAAAAACGAGCTTGGATCTTCCTTAGGTCCAACATTAAAGTCAGATTCTTGAAGGTAAACCATATAGTCATTAGAAATTACTGGCTCCTTACTCTTGAGGATCTCCTTAATACTACTTTCTCTGTAGTTTGTA
This genomic interval from Carya illinoinensis cultivar Pawnee chromosome 10, C.illinoinensisPawnee_v1, whole genome shotgun sequence contains the following:
- the LOC122278297 gene encoding putative F-box/LRR-repeat protein At5g54820 isoform X1; the protein is MWYLERNIMMGTKRKWEETRSDGPKDDDLGLCSGFAVPEIESAPVADLISSLPEGILSSIISLVSLREAAATGILSKRWRYLWMSSSNLDLRGKIMFGNHFQRRSTKWKQKKKSRFVRWVNHILEVHVGKKVDSFRLEYPLRGHYSCVDRWIQFAIDTHVEKLDIDLSEPFDSYDELYQFPHWLFAQVGKRSKIKNLSLDSCRLCLPLHFSGLNLLSYLYLTRTSLDQESVDSVLANCPFLEQLSLCMCSCPARLRFSGGGRFLNLKDLMLFRCHPLENVEIHDAKNVTSISYATNTFGQVFLKGSAQPLHLFLHMGFDPSSHTTYVLGTLPKEFPQVEILSLIIPFIRIPIQFTTFTRLKTLDLSDLRSQKNLLGMISAFLEAAPSLVQFYIDLRHACKESENVERRKIVEQAEYLKHKKITLNEYPQHQHLKEVELHSFSGYPFEFDLAIYMLKKASVLEKMSIYRSRLTSRYLGDGERAIVDFGEPEIKTEQIYSILRLVVPSTTSLVLL
- the LOC122278297 gene encoding uncharacterized protein LOC122278297 isoform X3, producing MWYLERNIMMGTKRKWEETRSDGPKDDDLGLCSGFAVPEVFLKGSAQPLHLFLHMGFDPSSHTTYVLGTLPKEFPQVEILSLIIPFIRIPIQFTTFTRLKTLDLSDLRSQKNLLGMISAFLEAAPSLVQFYIDLRHACKESENVERRKIVEQAEYLKHKKITLNEYPQHQHLKEVELHSFSGYPFEFDLAIYMLKKASVLEKMSIYRSRLTSRYLGDGERAIVDFGEPEIKTEQIYSILRLVVPSTTSLVLL
- the LOC122278297 gene encoding putative F-box/LRR-repeat protein At5g54820 isoform X2, producing the protein MMGTKRKWEETRSDGPKDDDLGLCSGFAVPEIESAPVADLISSLPEGILSSIISLVSLREAAATGILSKRWRYLWMSSSNLDLRGKIMFGNHFQRRSTKWKQKKKSRFVRWVNHILEVHVGKKVDSFRLEYPLRGHYSCVDRWIQFAIDTHVEKLDIDLSEPFDSYDELYQFPHWLFAQVGKRSKIKNLSLDSCRLCLPLHFSGLNLLSYLYLTRTSLDQESVDSVLANCPFLEQLSLCMCSCPARLRFSGGGRFLNLKDLMLFRCHPLENVEIHDAKNVTSISYATNTFGQVFLKGSAQPLHLFLHMGFDPSSHTTYVLGTLPKEFPQVEILSLIIPFIRIPIQFTTFTRLKTLDLSDLRSQKNLLGMISAFLEAAPSLVQFYIDLRHACKESENVERRKIVEQAEYLKHKKITLNEYPQHQHLKEVELHSFSGYPFEFDLAIYMLKKASVLEKMSIYRSRLTSRYLGDGERAIVDFGEPEIKTEQIYSILRLVVPSTTSLVLL